CTTTCCCTGCTCGCGGCCTGGCTTCGTCTTATCTATTCCGCCATACTCGGTATAGTTATCCTGAATTTAGTGTTTGTACTGCTGCTCATCACGAATAGTGCCTCTTTAGCTTCATTTAGTATCGAACAGCTTCAAGCCTTGATGATGCTATCTCTTAATGCATTTCAATCGATCTGGTCGATCGGTTTGATCATTTTTGGAGGACATCTTCTCGTTGTGGGCTATTTAACTCTCCGATCACGTAATATTCCAAGAATTATCGGCATCCTCTTGTTGCTCGGGGGAATAGGCTATATTTTCATTCACTTATGCAATATCTTTCTACCGGAGTATAGTAAATTGATCTCAACTCTTACCCTTATCTTCACTCTGCCAATGACTCTAGGGGAGCTGGGACTAGCCATCTGGCTGCTATTTAAAAATCCTGCTCGTGAATCCGTCTCTTGATTCGGCTTAATGACTCTGGAGTCATACCGAGATAACTGGCTAATTGATGCTGAGGTACACGTTCGGCTAAATCAGGCCTTCTCCGCATTAATGCCTTATACCGCTCTTCAGGTGTAGAGGAGATGAATGAAGACCACTCATCTTGAACCTCCCCCAGGTTCTCCTCTACCATTTTGCGGGTCATCGTCTCCAGTTGTGCATATTTGCTGAACATGTCCTGTTCCATATCCAGATTGCCAACAACCAGTACACAGTCCTCCAGACAAGCTAAAGTGTAAGGGGATGACCGATCCTGCCTATAGTAGTTGAAGATAGAAGCAGCTTGCTCTTCGGTATAGAAATTAGAGGTTGTCTCCTTCCCTGCCTCATCGATGGAAAATTGCCTGATGCACCCCTTTAAAACGAAATAACATTTCGTCGGAATGTCACCTTGCCGAATCAGTATCGTGCCCTTCTTATATTCCACGACACATATATCATCAATAATCGCTTGCTGTTCTTCTTCGCTAAGCGTTGTGAATTTAGCCAGATACTTCATTAGGATACTTCTCATTAGGATCCCTCTCAGGTTCAGAAATTGAAATTTACGACGAACTTCATCTCTATAGCTATAGACTATAACATGAAATGGATGTTCAGATTATATTGAGTTTACTCATATAAAATAGAACACACTTGTACGAATCTCTTCAGGGGGTAGACATAATTTGAATAACGACATTCTTGATGAAATGCACAAGCTTGACCATCACGATGAACAACGATATCGCCTGCTCATGAGGTATTTAAGGCTGTTGCAAAATGAAAGAAAACAGCACGGATTTCTTAAAAAACTTAGAAAACAATGGAAGGTATACAATAGTAAAAAAGGAATAGGAGAATAATGGTATTATCCTGCCTGCCATAGATACCAAGAAAAAACCTCTCTATCGGATTCAGCAAACAGCTGCTCTTCTAGAGAGGTTTATTCCTTATTGAGAGATACTCACATTCCCGATCACGGCCTTGTTTGTCTGGTTATCTCCAGGGTTACTGACTGCCAGGCCTATATACACCTGCTGATTCATAGAGATCGTAACCGTACCGATCTTCGTCCATTTCGTACCGTTGGAGGATACCGAACCCGTGAAATTATTACCGCTTCTACTTAGTTTAAGCCACCGGGGCACCGTTGCATTTGCTGTCTGGTCGCTCATCCCGCCGTGGGTCTCCTGTCTGTATTGGAAGGTAGCCCCATTCCCCGGTGTCATCATCATATCTACATGCTTCGCATCGCCAGCCAGCGACTCCCGGATCATAATCCCCGCTTTCGCCCATTCGTCCATAGCGCTCATCGATTTGATCTGAACGATCGTATCAACATTTCCGCTGATCGGCTGATATATATAGTTCAACTGATCGCTATTTCCCCATATATCGGTGGAGCGACTGCTGATCGTAAATTGCTTGTTCACGCTATTGTACCCGGCATCTCCCGGCATCAGACCAATATTTCTCGCACTCCAGCCTGCCGGCAGATTTGCCTGATAATCCTGCTCTACAGGGGGCGTCCAGTCGGGAGTAGGCCAGGTTGTTCGTTGATTAATCTTGGCCAGCTCGGATTCCGGCCATTTGTTGTACGCAAAGAAGGATAAGCGCTTTATGCCTGGATAATTATCACGGATTCCTTTATACACTTCCTGATACTCATCATCGCTCCAGTCATTATCCAACGTCGCTACGATTTCCACATTCTCGCCGCTAATGCGGTCAGCGGTATCCTTCAATATCCCGTATTGATCGCTATAAACCCAATCGCTATTGAAATCCCAGTCATCGAAATAAGCCATTGGAGCGATGAAGTCAATATACTGCTTGAACTTGGACACGTCCTGGCCGACCTCTACGAATTCCGGCGGCAGAATATACACCCCGAGCTGCATATCCGGCTTTGATGATAACGAGAGATCCTGGCGAATATCGCCTACGTACAGGCCGATCTGATCCGTTCTCCACTCATTCCACTGATCCCGCTGAGGTGAATTCACGGCAAAGTTAATATTAAGCGGGGAATACCCGAATTGCTGTTGGAACTTCTGCACCGTATAATCGCTTACGTCCATGTTGTAATCATCGAAGCGGATCCAGTCCAGCACTACGCCGTCCACATTATAATTTTCTACTACTTCCTGAATAATGGAACGCTCATACTGCTGTACTTCATGATGAAGAGGATTGACGAAATACTCACTCCCATTCGAGCCTGTAAAAGGTGTAGGAACTCCGTTAATGAGCGCCTTCATTTGCCAATTGCTATTTTTGATAAATGCCTCTTGGTCGTGGAATTGTGGAATCCAGGCATGAACCTTGATTCCCACGTTATGAGCAGCCGTGATAACCTCCTGAAGGGCATCGAATGTATGATATCCTGCGGCAATTGGAGCGATGCTACTATGATAGAACACCCGCCCTGAAGGAACCTCATCGTCTTCGTCCTGCTTGACATTCATGCTGATAACATCCACCCCGTACTGTTTAGCCATGCTCACGAAGTTCGTCACATCGGACTTTTTCTTGAACTGATTGACTGTTCGTACAATAACCTCTGTTTCAAATGGCGTATTCGCCGGTTCAGAAGCTTGAACAGAACCCACAGAAGCAATATGGCTACCAAGCAGCGCCAATATCATCGATACACTTATTATCACAGCTAACCTCGATTTCAGTGCAGACTTCATACTCTTTGCCTCCATTTCATAGAATTCATTGACTCATATTGATCTTCTTGACATTCTCCTGCCATCTCTCTGTTCTGAATTGCAGCAGCTTATCCAGGCCGGCTTTGTTTGAATCCTGCTTAGCTGTCGCCAGAACAGACAATACTTCATCGTCGGATTTAGCATGGACCATCTTGGCAAAGGATACGGTGAAAATATCACGGACATTTTGCGAGATAATACCTATGTCTGTATCTGGGATCGGATCTGTGTTCACGAATTCAGTAATGTCCTTGGAAGTCGCCCAGGTCACCGTAGACTGAGCCACCGTCTCCCATGATCTCTGGTTCTCGGAGAGCGCCGTCTCCAGACTCATCTTGGCCGTATCGATAAACGTCGTATTGCCTGCCCAGTTGAAATCCTCGAACTTCCGCATCTTCTCCGTACGCTCGTTGGTGTCCCCGGTCTTGTATCTCTCGTTCGGAATCGGCGCCCCATCGGCATCCTCTTCATCCCAGAACAATCCCTTTGGCCCAAAGAATAATACCTTCTGCCCCTCAGGGCCAGTAACCCAGTCATAATAAGCAAATATCGCTTCCGGGTCCTTCGCCTTCGTAGTAATCACGTTGACATTCCAGCCCAAGCTCTCGAAACCGCTTATAAATACTTTGTTCTTATCGAGCCCCGCTTTACGGAGGGGCCAGATGATCTCATAACCGCTGTCGGGATTTTTCCCGGTTAGAGCACGGTGCCCCTCTGCGCCATAGGTCGTAATATTGGATTCGATCATGACCGCGACCCGGCCCGTATTTACCTTCTCCTTCACGGCATCCTGGGTCTGCTGCAGCGCATCCTGCGTGATCAGACGCTCGCGGAACAGCTTATTGACATACAGCATCAGCTCCTCAAAGGCAGGATCTTCATAAATGGACACCAACTTGTCGCCTTCGGGATAACCCATCAGGGAGATGTTCTTACTGGTCGAATCCTCCTTGAATCCGCCGTACATGATCTCAAGCCCGGCTCCCTTCTCCCCAACCTCCAGAGGCACGACATTCGGGTATTTATCACGTACCTGTAATAAATATTGATACAGATCATCGAATGTCTCCAAGGCCGGTCTACCCAGCTCATTATAAATGTCCTTGTTCACCATCCAGCCGCCATTGCCGAACGTTCCCGAGGTGTACCAGTTCGGAATTTGATAGATTTTCCCGTCCTCCGAGCGCAGCAGATTAAGCGTTGATTCCTTGACGTATTTCTTGAAATTCGGGTACTTCTCATAGTAATCATCCAGCGCAACCAGTTTCCCGGCCTTGACTAGACGCTCCACCGTGGCGCCTCGATCTGTGAATATAACGTCCGGCAGATTATTGCTGACGATCATCGTGTTCAGTTTCTCTTCTGCAGCTCCGCCCGATTGTACAGGCTCTACGGTAACCTTGCGGTTCTCCTTGATCCATTGTGTTGCTTCATTCTCTCCCCAAGGTGCTGTGGTCAGCCAGTCATAATGCCCATAGAAGCTGAACGTAACCGGCTTAATGCCGCTGCCATCATCGACTGCCTCATTTGCCGGCCCACGGTTGTCCTGTGAAGACCCGCCAGCGTTATTCGCTCCGCCTCCATTGCTGCATGCCGTAAGGAACACAAGCACAGATACTAATAGAAGCGAAGCCCATCTCCATCGTTGGTTCATCTTTTCCCCTTCTTCCCTTAAAATATATTGAAATTATTCTTTTAACGACCCGATCAATACGCCCTTAACAAAATACTTCTGCAGGAACGGATAGGTCAGAATAATCGGGATCGTCGCAATCATCATGGTAGCCATCGTTAACGATTTGGTTGTAACCGTCCGATTGCGGTTGATATGGTCCAGTGCTATCGCATTCGATGATGAAATCTCTGTCATGATGTTGGAGTTCATAATTTGGCGGAGTAGGGTCTGAATCGGCAGCAGATGATCCTTGGTAATATAGATCGCCCCCGTGAACCAGTCATTCCAGTGGCCAACGGCTGTAAATAGCGATATGGTAGCCAACACCGGCCCCGAGACCGGAATGACGATCCGGAAGAAGATGCCGTAGTTGCTGCAGCCGTCTATTTTTGCTGATTCCTCCAGCCCATCAGGCAGCGCCGAGAAGAACGTACGTATCACGATCATGTTATAGATACTGATGATTCCCGGAATAATAAACACCCACAGCGTATCCAGCATCCCGAGAGAACGAATAAGCATATAAGTAGGAATCAGGCCACCGCTGAAGAACATCGTTACAATGAAATAGACCATGTAATATTTACGCATTAAGAGCGTCTTCTTGGACATCCCGTAGGCTAGCAGCGCTGTAAAAAATACAGACAGCAATGTTCCGGACAACGTTCTCAAAATCGTGATCCCGAAGGAATTCAGCAGTCGCTTATCCTGAAACACGATATAATAGTTCTCCAGCGTAAAGGCCCTTGGCCATAAGGTGACACCGCCAAGCGATGTATCGCTCCCCAGATTGAAAGAGATCACAAGCGAGTTCCAGAACGGATAGAGCATCACAACCGCAAGCAGCGTCAACAAAATGTAAATCGTCCGCTGCAGGATTTTATCCCCTAGACTTAGCCTCATTTTTCGTTCCCCCTTTATGATTGCAGTCTTTACCAGAGACTAACGTCTGCCCGGCGTGCAATCTTGTTAGCGATGACAAGCAGGCCTACGCTAATAACCGCCTTGAACAGCCCTACCGCTGTGGCATATGAGAATCTAGCATTCAATATCCCGACACGATACACATAAGTATCGATCACATCGGAATAATCACGCAGAATCGGATTGTTGGCCAGCAGTAGAATGTCTTCGAACCCAGCGCTTAAGATGTTGCCAATTGCCAGGATCATGAAGATGATAATGATCGGTGCTATGCTGGGCAGCGTAATTAAATAGATCTGCTTGAATCTGCTCGCACCATCGATCGAAGCCGCCTCATATAAGGTCGGGTCAACACCGGCGATAGCGGCTAGATAGACGATGCTTGCAAAGCCGACTTCTTTCCAGACGTTAACGCTTACAAGAATGGACCAGAAATATTCCGGGATCGCCAGGAAGTTGATCGGATGCTCAATCAGATTAAGCTTCTCCAGTAAAATATTCACCGTACCGTTATCCACCGATAAAAGGGAGAACACGAACCCCGACACAATGACCCATGACAGGAAATAAGGCAAGTAGCTGACCGTCTGAATAAATCTTTTGAAGGCCATATTCCCGACTTCATTCAGCATCAGGGCAAGAATGATTGGCGCCGGGAAAGATACGACCAGCTTCAATAAGCTAATGACAATCGTATTGCGCATCACGTTGAAAAACTCCGGTGCGTCGAAGAACATCCGGAAATTCATCAAGCCTACCCAACGGCTCCCCGAAATTCCCGCAAAGATATCGTATTGCTGAAAAGCCATAAGAACGCCGTACATCGGTATATAACTAAAGATGAATACAAGGATAACGCCAGGTATAACCATCGATTGCAAATCCCATTGCTTCCAGAACTGCTTCCAATAACTGTTCCGCTTATTCGGCCTAGAGGCTGCCTTCATCCGCTTTCCCCTCCCTTATTTGCAATATCTAATGAAATAGCGGCAGGTACTGCTTGTTCTGCTCCAACATTTCATCCAGCAGCTGTTCAGCGATACTGACAGTCGGCACCAATGGATGATGGGCCATCGCTTGCAGCGCTGTCTGTCGATCGCCACGTACGGCGGCATCAATCGTCAGGCTCTCATATTGCTTCACGGCCGCCAGCAGACCTCTGACAGAAGCAGGAATTTTCCGCAGCGGAATAGGTAGCGGACCTTGCTTGGTGACGATACAATTCACCTCGATTGAAGCGTCCTCGGGCAAGAAGTCGATCGTTTTGCCATTCCTCACGTTCAGCGTCTGGATATCCCGTGAATCATTATGAATCGAGCGCATCAACAGTACTGCGGCCTCCGAATAGTAGGCACCGCCGCGCTGCTCAAGCTGCTTCGGCTTCTCCTTCAGCTCCACA
The window above is part of the Paenibacillus lutimineralis genome. Proteins encoded here:
- a CDS encoding Crp/Fnr family transcriptional regulator; protein product: MRSILMKYLAKFTTLSEEEQQAIIDDICVVEYKKGTILIRQGDIPTKCYFVLKGCIRQFSIDEAGKETTSNFYTEEQAASIFNYYRQDRSSPYTLACLEDCVLVVGNLDMEQDMFSKYAQLETMTRKMVEENLGEVQDEWSSFISSTPEERYKALMRRRPDLAERVPQHQLASYLGMTPESLSRIKRRIHEQDF
- a CDS encoding carbohydrate ABC transporter permease, which gives rise to MRLSLGDKILQRTIYILLTLLAVVMLYPFWNSLVISFNLGSDTSLGGVTLWPRAFTLENYYIVFQDKRLLNSFGITILRTLSGTLLSVFFTALLAYGMSKKTLLMRKYYMVYFIVTMFFSGGLIPTYMLIRSLGMLDTLWVFIIPGIISIYNMIVIRTFFSALPDGLEESAKIDGCSNYGIFFRIVIPVSGPVLATISLFTAVGHWNDWFTGAIYITKDHLLPIQTLLRQIMNSNIMTEISSSNAIALDHINRNRTVTTKSLTMATMMIATIPIILTYPFLQKYFVKGVLIGSLKE
- a CDS encoding extracellular solute-binding protein, which gives rise to MNQRWRWASLLLVSVLVFLTACSNGGGANNAGGSSQDNRGPANEAVDDGSGIKPVTFSFYGHYDWLTTAPWGENEATQWIKENRKVTVEPVQSGGAAEEKLNTMIVSNNLPDVIFTDRGATVERLVKAGKLVALDDYYEKYPNFKKYVKESTLNLLRSEDGKIYQIPNWYTSGTFGNGGWMVNKDIYNELGRPALETFDDLYQYLLQVRDKYPNVVPLEVGEKGAGLEIMYGGFKEDSTSKNISLMGYPEGDKLVSIYEDPAFEELMLYVNKLFRERLITQDALQQTQDAVKEKVNTGRVAVMIESNITTYGAEGHRALTGKNPDSGYEIIWPLRKAGLDKNKVFISGFESLGWNVNVITTKAKDPEAIFAYYDWVTGPEGQKVLFFGPKGLFWDEEDADGAPIPNERYKTGDTNERTEKMRKFEDFNWAGNTTFIDTAKMSLETALSENQRSWETVAQSTVTWATSKDITEFVNTDPIPDTDIGIISQNVRDIFTVSFAKMVHAKSDDEVLSVLATAKQDSNKAGLDKLLQFRTERWQENVKKINMSQ
- a CDS encoding ABC transporter permease, which produces MKAASRPNKRNSYWKQFWKQWDLQSMVIPGVILVFIFSYIPMYGVLMAFQQYDIFAGISGSRWVGLMNFRMFFDAPEFFNVMRNTIVISLLKLVVSFPAPIILALMLNEVGNMAFKRFIQTVSYLPYFLSWVIVSGFVFSLLSVDNGTVNILLEKLNLIEHPINFLAIPEYFWSILVSVNVWKEVGFASIVYLAAIAGVDPTLYEAASIDGASRFKQIYLITLPSIAPIIIIFMILAIGNILSAGFEDILLLANNPILRDYSDVIDTYVYRVGILNARFSYATAVGLFKAVISVGLLVIANKIARRADVSLW
- a CDS encoding family 10 glycosylhydrolase, whose amino-acid sequence is MKSALKSRLAVIISVSMILALLGSHIASVGSVQASEPANTPFETEVIVRTVNQFKKKSDVTNFVSMAKQYGVDVISMNVKQDEDDEVPSGRVFYHSSIAPIAAGYHTFDALQEVITAAHNVGIKVHAWIPQFHDQEAFIKNSNWQMKALINGVPTPFTGSNGSEYFVNPLHHEVQQYERSIIQEVVENYNVDGVVLDWIRFDDYNMDVSDYTVQKFQQQFGYSPLNINFAVNSPQRDQWNEWRTDQIGLYVGDIRQDLSLSSKPDMQLGVYILPPEFVEVGQDVSKFKQYIDFIAPMAYFDDWDFNSDWVYSDQYGILKDTADRISGENVEIVATLDNDWSDDEYQEVYKGIRDNYPGIKRLSFFAYNKWPESELAKINQRTTWPTPDWTPPVEQDYQANLPAGWSARNIGLMPGDAGYNSVNKQFTISSRSTDIWGNSDQLNYIYQPISGNVDTIVQIKSMSAMDEWAKAGIMIRESLAGDAKHVDMMMTPGNGATFQYRQETHGGMSDQTANATVPRWLKLSRSGNNFTGSVSSNGTKWTKIGTVTISMNQQVYIGLAVSNPGDNQTNKAVIGNVSISQ
- a CDS encoding DUF4386 domain-containing protein — encoded protein: MRSVKKLSDPRMSALTAGTSLIVMAFAAFFAYGFIHGRLVVQNNPALTFQNILTSINLFKAELFGWVIILICDVVAAWALYLVLAPVHKGLSLLAAWLRLIYSAILGIVILNLVFVLLLITNSASLASFSIEQLQALMMLSLNAFQSIWSIGLIIFGGHLLVVGYLTLRSRNIPRIIGILLLLGGIGYIFIHLCNIFLPEYSKLISTLTLIFTLPMTLGELGLAIWLLFKNPARESVS